The genomic stretch TCCCCAGAAAGAGGAATGAAAGAATGATAGAATTTGGGAACGAGATCAAAAGGCGAGTAAGTCAGGAAGTTAGCCCCCAAGAGGTGACTAATGCTGTCTCCATGATGATCAGAAATAAATCTCTATTCTTTATCACTCTCTTAGTCTGCCATGTTCTGTTACAGCCACACATGAAAGACCACCACAATGCCTCACCTATTAAGATGTTTAGGGGCTGTAGATCCAGATGGGCAAATCCCTGCAAGTGTAGTCTTTGAACagcctcaaaaacagacattagAACAGTGCGGGAAAACTCATCTTCTCCGATCTCTACGGTTTCCACACGGTGTTCAACCAAGAACTCTTCCAGTGTCCACTCACACagggacatacacacatataaacagccCTTGCTGATCTCGCTTCCATAGAAAGTCACGAAGTGACTGTCGCCATGGCAGCCCTGCAGACAGGCGATTTCATTGCGTGCACGTGTGCTGTCCTCAGGAAAGACCTTCACAGCTGCTTCTCGATTGTCATAGAACCCCAGATAGATGCCTCCTTCAGAAGTGCTagcaattttaaaatcaatatctAGAAAGATCTTGAGTTTGCCAATCATGGGTCTATGCACTCTGTGGAGGCTTTTCAAGGCTTGTCCCCAGCGGGAACTGTGAGGCAACCAGTCACCAGCAGGAGGGACACTTTGATCATTAGCTTCATAATGACGAAGAATCTCCATAATGGAAGTGTCATAATTCCGTCTGGCTATATGAATAAGATCCTCACAGATGGTAGCTCCCTTAACACATAACAACTGGACGATTCCCTTCTGTTTGAGTTCAACAGCAAATCGTAGGGCCGTCCTGCCCTCATTATCTCTGTCGTCAATGTTTATGCCCTCCTGACTCAGGAGCATCTCCACCAAGCCTTTGTGTTTCCTTTCCACTGCTGCCATCAGGGGtgtctttcccccttctcctctcgcATTAGCATCAGCCCTGTGGTGCAGCAGAAGGCGAATAATCTCCTCGATGTCTTCACACTCCTCTTCCTGCAGAGTACGGATCAAGGCATTTCTGCCCATGTTGTCCCGGGCATCGACCTCTGCCCCCATGTCACTGAGGAGAACACGCAAGGCTTCTGTGTGGCCATTTTCAGCAGCACTCATGAGAGCTGTGGCCCCTCCTTTCTTCATTCGCCTTTTGTCCTCTGTTGTCTCCCGTCTCAAATTCACGTTGGCTCCCTTATCAAAAAGGAATCTTAAGGCTTCCACTCTACCATACTCGGCAGCTTCCATGAAAGCCGTGAAGCCATTGTTGTCATACTCATTGACATCTGCTCCTTTAGAGAGGAATCTCTGGAGCAGTCTCACATCTCCATGGATCCCAGCGATGATGAAGGGAGTGGCCccattcttcttcctcctatGAGGGTCAGCCCCATGACGAAGCAGTAGATCTACAATGTCTACCCTGCCCAACTTCACTGCATTGTGCAAAGGTGTCCAGCCCCCAATGTCTTCACAGACATTGACGTCAGCCCCTCTGTCCAGCAATTGCTGGATCCTGTCAACATTTCCCTCTTCAACAGCTTTAATCAGCAAAAGACTGTCTTCATCAGTGGTCCTCTGACTGCTTGAGGATGTGGCTCCATCCTGGGGAGTGTCGTGATCTGCGGGCTCCATGTTAGTCAATTCTAATGCCTAGTGTTTTGAGCCTTTTCCTTGAGATATGAACACTTGTATCTTTGGGACGCTATGAGAGTCTTGCGGGTAGGAATTGGGCTTATTGTTCTGCCTTCTGAGGTCTCCTCTGTAGACAGAGAAGAGGTGACTTATTCATCTGACTCAGAACTCAGCTATACCCACAGAAAGCCTTCGCTAAACACATTTACttgcttaattaaaaatttctaagtTGTAGACTATTGTGAATGTATATGAattta from Arvicola amphibius chromosome 12, mArvAmp1.2, whole genome shotgun sequence encodes the following:
- the LOC119827863 gene encoding 2-5A-dependent ribonuclease-like translates to MEPADHDTPQDGATSSSSQRTTDEDSLLLIKAVEEGNVDRIQQLLDRGADVNVCEDIGGWTPLHNAVKLGRVDIVDLLLRHGADPHRRKKNGATPFIIAGIHGDVRLLQRFLSKGADVNEYDNNGFTAFMEAAEYGRVEALRFLFDKGANVNLRRETTEDKRRMKKGGATALMSAAENGHTEALRVLLSDMGAEVDARDNMGRNALIRTLQEEECEDIEEIIRLLLHHRADANARGEGGKTPLMAAVERKHKGLVEMLLSQEGINIDDRDNEGRTALRFAVELKQKGIVQLLCVKGATICEDLIHIARRNYDTSIMEILRHYEANDQSVPPAGDWLPHSSRWGQALKSLHRVHRPMIGKLKIFLDIDFKIASTSEGGIYLGFYDNREAAVKVFPEDSTRARNEIACLQGCHGDSHFVTFYGSEISKGCLYVCMSLCEWTLEEFLVEHRVETVEIGEDEFSRTVLMSVFEAVQRLHLQGFAHLDLQPLNILIDDKKAIRLADFDQSVQCMGDPRAVKKDLEALGRLVLYVVMKGEIPFETLMTQNNEKTAEMSPDEETKDLICCLFSPGENVMNCLKNLLGHPFFWSWENRYRALRDVGNESDIKTRNNESEILKRLNSRTPEPSRSFYQWTSKIDKYVMKKMNDFYKTKKNPYQNTVGDLLKFIRNMGEHINENKNKDMKERIGDPSRYFQETFPDLAIYVYKKLKDTEYRKHFPLTQSSLSVPQAAGPVDLQS